In Salinibacterium sp. dk2585, a single window of DNA contains:
- the bsh gene encoding choloylglycine hydrolase — translation MCTSANYTTRDHYFGRNLDLEISYHETVTVTPRNFPFEFRKAAPLPTHHAIIGMATISDGYPLYYDATNEKGLSMAGLNFPGNADYKPEAPDKTNITPFEFIPWILGQFETVEEVKAALQTMNLIDISFSEAFPLSPLHWIISDRTASITVESVKEGLKVYDNPFGVLTNNPTFDIQSFNLNNFMHLSKNPPENRFSEKLEFDVYSRGMGGIGLPGDLSSASRFVKAVFTKMNSVSGESESESISQFFQILGSVAQQRGCAEVSPGEFEITIYSSCCNTNKGIYYYTTYENSQVTGIDMHKEDLDGSALADYPLIKGQQVKMAN, via the coding sequence ATGTGCACTAGCGCGAACTACACCACTCGGGATCACTACTTCGGACGCAATCTTGATCTTGAGATCTCCTACCACGAGACAGTCACCGTGACGCCTCGAAACTTTCCTTTCGAGTTCCGCAAGGCAGCACCGCTTCCCACCCATCACGCCATCATCGGGATGGCGACCATTTCGGATGGCTACCCCCTGTACTACGACGCGACCAACGAAAAGGGCCTCAGCATGGCGGGCCTCAACTTCCCCGGGAATGCCGATTACAAGCCCGAGGCGCCGGACAAGACCAACATCACGCCGTTCGAGTTCATCCCGTGGATCCTCGGGCAGTTCGAGACCGTGGAGGAGGTGAAGGCCGCCCTGCAGACGATGAACCTCATTGACATCTCCTTCAGCGAGGCATTCCCACTGTCACCGCTGCATTGGATCATCTCCGACCGGACGGCATCGATCACGGTGGAGAGCGTGAAGGAGGGCCTGAAGGTGTATGACAACCCGTTCGGGGTCCTCACCAACAACCCGACGTTCGACATCCAATCGTTCAACCTCAACAACTTCATGCACCTGTCGAAGAACCCGCCCGAGAATCGTTTCTCCGAAAAGCTGGAATTCGACGTCTACAGCCGCGGCATGGGCGGAATCGGCCTTCCCGGAGACCTGTCGTCGGCATCCCGGTTCGTCAAAGCTGTCTTCACGAAGATGAACTCCGTCTCGGGCGAGTCCGAATCTGAATCGATCAGCCAGTTCTTCCAGATCCTTGGCTCCGTCGCACAACAGCGAGGATGCGCCGAGGTGTCGCCGGGCGAGTTCGAGATCACCATCTATTCCTCCTGCTGCAACACAAACAAGGGGATCTACTACTACACGACCTACGAGAACAGCCAGGTCACCGGGATCGACATGCACAAGGAAGACCTCGACGGTAGCGCGCTCGCGGACTATCCGCTCATTAAGGGACAGCAGGTCAAGATGGCGAACTGA
- a CDS encoding DUF1269 domain-containing protein, whose product MTDRNFELLVASYDDEQTAKEDFSSLKELDDVRVVAAVVLSRDADGNVHVKEHGGRFVANGTAVGAVAGLVIGLFAPPLLLLTGVVGLGAGAGIGAIVKRHEEKSIGVDAEEWLVPGTSAIVAVVDDVFLDRVDKILERATKRINKAIDKGDYDAVVKAINEGDEKIVEAINA is encoded by the coding sequence ATGACCGACCGGAACTTCGAACTCCTCGTTGCCAGCTATGACGACGAGCAGACGGCGAAAGAAGACTTCTCTTCACTCAAGGAGTTGGACGATGTGCGGGTCGTTGCCGCGGTCGTGCTATCCCGCGATGCCGACGGTAACGTTCATGTCAAGGAACATGGCGGGAGGTTCGTCGCGAACGGCACCGCAGTGGGCGCAGTTGCCGGCTTGGTGATCGGACTCTTCGCCCCGCCGCTGCTTCTTCTCACGGGAGTCGTCGGACTCGGGGCCGGTGCCGGGATCGGCGCGATCGTGAAGCGGCACGAAGAGAAGTCCATCGGCGTCGACGCAGAGGAATGGCTTGTTCCTGGCACATCCGCAATCGTCGCGGTGGTGGATGATGTGTTCCTCGACCGCGTCGACAAGATTCTCGAGCGGGCCACGAAGCGAATCAACAAGGCAATCGACAAGGGCGATTACGACGCTGTTGTCAAGGCGATCAACGAGGGTGACGAGAAGATCGTCGAAGCCATCAACGCTTGA
- a CDS encoding trimeric intracellular cation channel family protein: protein MDTTLELLGTFFFAISGSLLAAHRGFDIVGSLLLGSLTGLGGGVLRDLILGVTPTAFSQTLYLLAPLAAAAVVFFFYTAVKRLPRTLLVFDAAGLGLFCTTGAAKALDLGMNPVAAALLGVTTGVGGGLLRDVVANRDPQLFDQNDIYAVPAMIGATLVTVAWLTGWSGATINLGVGVFVFALRLASLRFRWRVPLAVVSWHRRT, encoded by the coding sequence ATGGACACAACGCTGGAACTGCTCGGCACGTTCTTCTTTGCCATATCCGGTTCCCTGCTCGCTGCGCACAGGGGATTCGACATTGTGGGCTCGTTACTGTTGGGGTCGCTGACAGGGCTCGGGGGAGGGGTGCTCCGCGACCTCATACTGGGAGTCACCCCAACAGCCTTCTCGCAAACCCTGTACCTGCTCGCTCCGCTCGCAGCGGCAGCGGTCGTCTTCTTCTTCTACACTGCCGTCAAGCGGCTGCCACGCACCCTGCTCGTGTTTGATGCAGCAGGGCTGGGCCTGTTCTGTACCACCGGGGCGGCGAAAGCGCTCGACTTGGGGATGAATCCGGTCGCCGCAGCACTCCTGGGAGTGACGACCGGGGTAGGCGGCGGGCTCCTTCGTGACGTCGTCGCCAACCGGGACCCTCAGCTGTTTGACCAGAACGATATCTACGCCGTCCCGGCGATGATCGGCGCCACGCTCGTCACCGTGGCGTGGCTCACTGGCTGGTCTGGCGCGACGATCAACCTGGGGGTTGGTGTGTTCGTGTTCGCACTCAGGCTCGCGTCGCTGCGATTCCGCTGGCGGGTTCCCCTCGCGGTGGTCTCGTGGCACCGGCGCACCTAA
- a CDS encoding excinuclease ABC subunit UvrA, with the protein MSVVRDSIAVVENQDTEVSAAEHIADTHDVIRVRGARENNLKDVSVEIPKRRLTVFTGVSGSGKSSLVFDTIAAESRRMIDETYSAFVQGFMPSVPRPDVDVLEGLTTAIIVDQERLGANPRSTVGTVTDANAMLRILFSRLGQPYIGGPTAFSFNIPTQKASGVMTGPKGEKKIVKDAIYLGGMCPRCEGRGAVSDIDLSQVVDESKSLNEGAIMVPGYTADGWMVKGFSESGLYPADKPIAEFTEKQRHSFLYGEVTKVKISGINMTYEGLIPKITKSMLSKDLDALQPHIRAFVERVATFTTCPECEGSRLTEGARSSKIDGISIADACRMQVTDLTTWVQGLNKPGAGPLLDALRANLEAFVTLGLGYLSLDRPSGTLSGGEAQRIKMLRHLGSSLTDITYVFDEPTIGLHPHDIERMNSLLLRLRDKGNTVLVVEHKPETITIADHVVDLGPRAGGEGGTICFEGTVEELKHSDTLTGRHLGYRAQLKPEVRASSGAIQVRGATRNNLQDVDVDIPTGVLTVVTGVAGSGKSSLIHGYVAARDGVAAMDQSAIKGSRRSNPATYTGMLEPIRKAFAKANAVKPALFSANSEGACPTCKGAGVIITELGFMDTVETPCEDCGGRRFQAAVLDYKLGGLDITEVYDLSVAAAREFFSSDEAKIPAAATILSRLDDVGLGYLKLGQPLSTLSGGERQRIKLAIQMGEKAEVYILDEPTSGLHLADVENLLRLLDRLVDSGKTVIVIEHHQAVMAHADWIIDIGPGAGHDGGTVVFQGTPEQLIADGATLTAEHLAKYVSA; encoded by the coding sequence ATGTCTGTCGTTCGTGACAGCATCGCAGTCGTGGAGAACCAAGACACAGAGGTCTCAGCCGCCGAGCACATCGCCGATACCCACGATGTGATCCGTGTCCGCGGAGCGCGGGAGAACAACCTCAAGGACGTCAGCGTCGAGATCCCCAAGCGCCGCCTCACGGTGTTCACGGGCGTCTCTGGCTCGGGCAAGAGTTCTCTCGTCTTCGACACGATCGCGGCAGAGTCGCGTCGGATGATCGACGAGACCTACAGCGCATTCGTCCAGGGCTTCATGCCGTCCGTGCCCAGGCCGGATGTCGACGTGCTGGAGGGCCTCACCACGGCCATCATCGTCGACCAGGAGCGGCTGGGGGCGAACCCTCGATCCACGGTCGGTACCGTGACCGACGCGAACGCGATGCTGCGCATCCTGTTCAGCCGTCTGGGGCAGCCGTACATCGGCGGGCCGACGGCGTTCTCCTTCAATATCCCCACCCAGAAGGCCAGCGGCGTGATGACCGGCCCCAAGGGCGAGAAGAAAATCGTGAAGGATGCGATCTACCTCGGCGGCATGTGCCCGCGCTGCGAGGGGAGGGGCGCGGTGTCCGATATCGACCTGTCGCAGGTGGTCGACGAGTCGAAGTCCCTCAACGAAGGCGCCATCATGGTGCCGGGCTACACGGCCGACGGCTGGATGGTCAAGGGCTTCTCGGAGTCCGGCCTCTATCCAGCAGACAAGCCAATCGCGGAATTCACCGAGAAACAGCGCCACAGCTTTCTCTATGGCGAGGTGACCAAGGTCAAGATCTCCGGCATCAACATGACCTATGAGGGGCTCATCCCCAAGATCACCAAGTCGATGCTCTCGAAGGACCTCGATGCCCTCCAACCGCACATCCGCGCATTCGTGGAACGAGTCGCGACGTTCACGACCTGCCCAGAGTGTGAGGGATCCCGCCTGACGGAGGGGGCACGGTCATCCAAGATCGACGGAATCAGCATTGCGGATGCCTGCCGCATGCAGGTGACGGACCTCACCACGTGGGTCCAAGGTCTCAACAAGCCCGGGGCCGGACCGCTCCTCGACGCACTGCGCGCGAACCTCGAGGCATTCGTCACCTTGGGCCTCGGGTACCTGAGCCTCGACCGGCCCTCCGGCACGCTGAGCGGGGGAGAGGCGCAGCGCATCAAAATGCTCCGGCACCTCGGCTCATCGCTGACCGACATCACCTACGTCTTCGATGAGCCGACGATCGGCCTGCACCCGCATGACATCGAGCGGATGAACTCGCTCCTGCTGCGCCTGCGCGACAAAGGCAACACGGTGCTCGTTGTCGAGCACAAGCCGGAAACGATCACGATTGCCGACCACGTCGTCGACCTTGGGCCGCGCGCCGGGGGAGAGGGCGGCACGATCTGTTTCGAGGGCACCGTCGAGGAGCTCAAGCACAGCGACACCCTGACCGGTCGGCACCTGGGATACCGAGCGCAGCTCAAACCCGAGGTGAGGGCATCCTCGGGAGCGATCCAGGTCAGGGGAGCGACGCGCAACAACCTTCAGGATGTCGACGTCGACATCCCTACGGGCGTGCTCACGGTCGTCACCGGTGTCGCCGGTTCGGGCAAGAGCTCGCTCATCCACGGCTACGTCGCAGCGCGCGACGGCGTCGCGGCGATGGACCAGAGCGCGATCAAGGGGTCTCGCCGTAGCAATCCCGCGACCTACACCGGCATGCTGGAGCCGATTCGCAAGGCGTTCGCGAAGGCGAATGCGGTCAAGCCTGCGCTCTTCAGTGCGAACTCCGAGGGAGCGTGCCCGACGTGCAAGGGCGCCGGCGTGATCATCACAGAGCTCGGTTTCATGGACACGGTCGAGACCCCCTGCGAGGACTGTGGCGGGCGTCGGTTCCAAGCCGCCGTGCTGGACTACAAGCTCGGCGGGCTCGACATCACCGAGGTCTACGACCTCTCCGTCGCGGCCGCACGTGAGTTCTTTTCATCCGACGAGGCGAAGATTCCGGCCGCGGCGACGATCCTGAGCCGCCTGGATGATGTCGGCCTCGGCTACCTGAAGCTCGGCCAGCCGCTGTCCACACTGTCGGGCGGCGAACGCCAGCGCATCAAGCTCGCAATCCAGATGGGCGAGAAAGCCGAGGTTTACATCCTGGATGAACCGACCTCCGGCCTGCACCTGGCCGACGTTGAGAACTTGCTGCGCCTTCTGGACCGCTTGGTCGACTCGGGTAAGACCGTCATCGTCATCGAACACCACCAGGCGGTCATGGCACACGCGGACTGGATCATCGACATCGGGCCGGGCGCTGGCCACGACGGTGGCACGGTCGTCTTCCAGGGAACGCCTGAGCAGCTCATCGCAGACGGCGCGACACTGACGGCGGAGCACCTGGCCAAGTACGTCAGCGCGTGA
- a CDS encoding SDR family oxidoreductase produces MTNPLAAGSLAGKRALVTGSSRGIGADTVTMLAEAGARVVVNFRNKEKRALQLVEKIQSAGGEAIAIGADLTDPASLAQMFARIREEFGGLDILVMNASGGMESGMAEDYAMRLNRDAQVQLLEAALDVLDEGARVVFVTSHQAHFIKTVPTMPEYEQVALSKRAGEDALRAMIPQLEERNIGFVVVSGDMIEGTITATLLERANPGAISARKEAAGKLYNVNEFAAEVASAAVDPVPGDNTRYVGDLSDFTG; encoded by the coding sequence GTGACCAACCCCCTTGCAGCCGGATCTCTCGCGGGCAAGCGTGCCCTCGTCACGGGCTCGTCCCGTGGCATCGGAGCCGACACCGTGACGATGCTGGCCGAAGCCGGCGCGCGCGTCGTCGTCAACTTCCGCAACAAGGAGAAGCGGGCGCTTCAGCTGGTCGAGAAGATCCAGTCGGCCGGGGGAGAGGCCATCGCGATCGGTGCCGACCTCACCGACCCGGCCTCGCTCGCGCAGATGTTCGCCCGCATCCGCGAGGAGTTCGGTGGCCTCGACATCCTCGTCATGAATGCGTCCGGCGGCATGGAGTCCGGCATGGCGGAGGACTACGCCATGCGCCTCAACCGCGACGCCCAGGTACAGCTGCTCGAGGCGGCACTCGACGTGCTCGATGAGGGCGCACGCGTCGTCTTCGTCACGAGCCACCAGGCCCACTTCATCAAGACCGTGCCCACGATGCCCGAGTACGAGCAGGTGGCCCTGAGCAAGCGGGCGGGCGAAGATGCCCTCCGTGCGATGATCCCGCAGCTGGAAGAGCGAAACATCGGCTTCGTCGTCGTCTCGGGCGACATGATCGAGGGCACCATCACGGCGACCCTGCTCGAGCGTGCCAACCCGGGCGCGATCAGCGCGCGCAAGGAAGCGGCCGGCAAGCTCTACAACGTCAACGAGTTCGCGGCCGAGGTCGCCTCGGCGGCCGTTGACCCCGTGCCCGGGGACAACACGCGCTATGTGGGAGACCTGAGCGACTTCACCGGCTGA
- a CDS encoding NfeD family protein: MDVLFVDLTQYIWIVWLVFILIAVIIELITLEFTFLMIAAGSLGGLGANLLGAPWWVQIAVAAILSVLLILLIRPVLLRRLRRGEDTTPSNIDALMGMDGRVVIAIGDSPGQVKLANGEVWTSRLSALTEHRVVAEGERVVVTAIEGSTAVVVPVERNQG; encoded by the coding sequence ATGGACGTGCTGTTCGTCGACCTGACCCAGTACATCTGGATTGTCTGGCTCGTGTTCATCCTGATCGCGGTCATTATCGAGCTCATCACGCTCGAGTTCACCTTCTTGATGATTGCCGCGGGGAGCCTCGGTGGCCTCGGCGCAAACCTCTTGGGCGCCCCCTGGTGGGTACAGATTGCCGTGGCCGCCATCCTGTCGGTGCTCCTGATCCTGTTGATCCGTCCCGTACTGTTGCGCCGACTCCGGCGCGGTGAGGACACCACTCCGAGCAACATCGATGCCCTCATGGGCATGGACGGTCGCGTCGTGATCGCGATCGGCGATTCCCCCGGGCAGGTCAAGCTTGCCAACGGCGAGGTCTGGACCAGCCGCCTCTCCGCTCTTACCGAACACCGTGTCGTCGCGGAAGGCGAACGGGTTGTCGTCACCGCCATCGAGGGGTCGACGGCCGTCGTCGTCCCCGTTGAGAGGAACCAAGGATGA
- a CDS encoding SPFH domain-containing protein produces MNTFADSIGQLFVAALLVVLGVFVVVVLFRSIRIVPQATAGIVERLGRYHKTLQPGLNILVPFIDRMRPLIDMREQVVSFPPQPVITEDNLVVSIDTVVYFQVTDARAATYEIANYLGAVEQLTTTTLRNVVGGLNLEEALTSRDNINGQLRIVLDEATGKWGIRVGRVELKAIDPPLSIQDSMEKQMRAERDRRAQILTAEGTKQAAILEAEGARQAAILTAEGEAKAAVLRAQGESEAITTVFKAIHEGNPDGPLLAYQYLQTLPKIAEGEASKLWIIPSELTESLKGIAAGFAGGRAPSGPGA; encoded by the coding sequence ATGAACACCTTCGCCGATTCCATCGGGCAGCTCTTCGTCGCCGCCCTCCTGGTCGTACTGGGCGTCTTCGTCGTCGTCGTGCTGTTCAGGTCCATCCGGATCGTGCCGCAGGCAACGGCGGGCATCGTGGAACGTCTCGGGCGCTACCACAAGACGCTGCAGCCGGGCCTGAACATCCTCGTGCCGTTCATCGACCGTATGCGGCCGTTGATCGACATGCGCGAGCAGGTCGTATCGTTCCCGCCCCAGCCGGTCATCACGGAGGACAACCTCGTCGTCTCGATCGACACGGTCGTCTATTTCCAGGTGACGGATGCCCGTGCCGCGACCTATGAGATCGCGAATTACCTCGGTGCGGTCGAGCAGCTGACCACGACGACGCTCCGCAACGTCGTGGGCGGCCTGAACCTCGAGGAAGCGCTGACGAGCCGCGACAACATCAACGGCCAGCTCCGCATCGTGCTCGACGAGGCAACCGGCAAGTGGGGCATCCGCGTCGGACGTGTCGAGCTCAAGGCCATCGACCCGCCCCTCTCGATCCAGGACTCGATGGAGAAGCAGATGCGCGCCGAGCGCGACCGTCGCGCGCAGATCCTCACGGCTGAGGGAACCAAGCAGGCGGCGATCCTCGAGGCTGAGGGTGCACGCCAGGCGGCGATCCTGACGGCTGAGGGTGAGGCCAAGGCGGCCGTGCTGCGCGCCCAGGGCGAATCGGAGGCGATCACGACTGTCTTCAAGGCGATCCACGAGGGTAATCCTGACGGCCCCCTCCTCGCCTACCAGTACCTGCAGACGCTGCCCAAGATCGCGGAGGGTGAGGCGAGCAAGCTGTGGATCATCCCGTCCGAGTTGACCGAGTCGCTCAAGGGCATCGCGGCGGGCTTCGCGGGGGGTCGCGCACCGAGCGGGCCGGGTGCCTAG
- a CDS encoding glycerophosphodiester phosphodiesterase family protein, whose translation MPSTEPSFFESALPRVFAHRGLATDAPENTLLAFLKALSAGATHLETDVHASADGVAVISHDADLRRLAERDVRVEQLTMAELRRVDLGEGQAFCSLAEALDAFPTACFNVDIKAAAAVDPVVAAVRDARAERRVLLASFDEGRRVAATLQLEGVATSASSKTVAAALLAVRMRSGRMLARALSGVHAVQVPERYGSVRVVTRRFVDMVHAAGVEVHVWTVNEPDDMERLVEMGVDGVVTDRADLAVERLKPGGKGRGSRK comes from the coding sequence GTGCCTAGCACCGAGCCGTCGTTCTTCGAATCGGCCCTTCCGCGGGTCTTCGCGCACCGGGGCCTTGCAACCGACGCGCCGGAGAACACGCTTCTCGCATTCCTGAAGGCGCTCAGCGCGGGCGCAACGCACCTCGAGACCGATGTGCACGCCTCCGCTGACGGAGTTGCGGTCATCAGCCACGACGCCGACCTCAGGCGCCTCGCTGAGCGTGACGTGCGCGTCGAGCAGCTGACGATGGCCGAACTGCGGCGCGTCGACCTGGGTGAAGGCCAGGCCTTCTGCAGCCTCGCCGAGGCGCTCGATGCCTTCCCGACGGCGTGCTTCAACGTCGACATCAAGGCAGCCGCTGCGGTCGATCCCGTCGTCGCGGCTGTGCGGGATGCGAGGGCCGAGCGCCGCGTGCTGCTGGCATCCTTCGACGAGGGGCGCCGCGTGGCGGCGACGTTGCAACTGGAGGGGGTCGCGACATCCGCGTCTTCGAAGACGGTGGCCGCCGCCCTTCTCGCGGTGCGGATGAGGAGCGGCCGGATGCTCGCCCGCGCGCTCTCGGGAGTGCATGCCGTGCAGGTGCCCGAGCGCTATGGAAGCGTGCGAGTCGTGACCCGGCGCTTCGTGGACATGGTGCACGCGGCTGGCGTCGAGGTGCACGTCTGGACCGTCAACGAGCCGGACGACATGGAGCGCCTCGTCGAGATGGGCGTCGACGGGGTCGTGACCGACCGCGCCGACCTGGCCGTCGAGCGACTCAAGCCCGGAGGAAAGGGACGAGGCAGCCGTAAGTAG
- a CDS encoding RNA polymerase-binding protein RbpA: MADRSLRGMRLGSQSLQSEEGVTFSARKKSTYRSADGSTFEVTFAADAEVPAVWESPKTGVEGRLVAEDGELVEQVRGDEKVARTHWDMLLERRTRAELEELLQERLDYLRARKGQQKIGA; encoded by the coding sequence ATGGCGGATCGCAGTTTGCGCGGCATGAGGCTCGGATCCCAGAGTCTTCAGAGTGAAGAGGGCGTCACGTTCTCCGCGCGCAAGAAGAGTACATATCGTTCGGCGGACGGCTCGACCTTCGAGGTCACGTTCGCGGCAGACGCCGAGGTTCCCGCAGTGTGGGAATCGCCGAAGACGGGCGTCGAAGGCCGACTGGTGGCCGAGGACGGCGAACTCGTCGAACAGGTGCGGGGCGATGAGAAGGTCGCTCGTACCCACTGGGACATGCTCCTGGAGCGGCGCACCCGTGCAGAGCTCGAAGAGTTGCTGCAGGAGCGCCTCGACTATCTGCGTGCCCGCAAGGGCCAGCAGAAGATCGGCGCATAG
- a CDS encoding polyprenol monophosphomannose synthase gives MPETVVLVPTYNEAASIRAIIQRIHAAVPDAHVLVLDDASPDGTGAIVGSLAAEDPRVAVLHRADKQGLGAAYRAGFEYALDHGYDRVVEIDADGSHDPAELPAMLRAAETADLVIGSRWVAGGGVHDWPRHRLAVSRLGNRYARAALGSTILDLTAGFRVYRSSALRMLDLERVSSQGYCFQVEMAWRLEQAGCTVAEHPILFQERTVGRSKMHIGIVAEALIRVTGWGLQHRLGRGAPLR, from the coding sequence ATGCCTGAGACCGTCGTACTCGTACCGACCTACAACGAGGCGGCGAGCATCCGTGCCATCATCCAGCGCATTCACGCAGCAGTTCCGGATGCCCACGTACTCGTGCTCGATGACGCCTCGCCAGACGGCACGGGAGCGATCGTGGGCTCACTCGCGGCCGAGGACCCGCGAGTGGCCGTGCTGCACCGTGCAGACAAACAGGGACTCGGCGCCGCCTACCGCGCCGGCTTCGAGTACGCCCTCGACCACGGTTATGACCGGGTCGTCGAGATCGATGCCGACGGCTCGCATGACCCCGCCGAACTTCCCGCCATGCTGCGCGCGGCTGAGACAGCCGACCTCGTGATCGGCTCGCGCTGGGTCGCCGGGGGAGGCGTGCACGACTGGCCACGTCACCGACTCGCGGTCTCGCGGCTCGGCAATCGCTACGCGCGCGCCGCGCTTGGCTCCACCATCCTCGACCTGACCGCTGGCTTCAGGGTGTACCGATCGAGCGCGTTACGGATGCTCGACCTCGAGCGGGTTTCGTCGCAGGGCTACTGCTTCCAGGTCGAGATGGCGTGGCGGCTCGAGCAAGCCGGATGCACGGTTGCCGAGCATCCGATCCTGTTTCAGGAGCGCACGGTCGGACGCTCGAAGATGCACATCGGAATCGTCGCCGAGGCGCTCATCCGGGTGACCGGCTGGGGGCTCCAGCACCGTCTCGGCCGCGGAGCGCCCCTGCGGTGA
- the lnt gene encoding apolipoprotein N-acyltransferase — MTQRPTPAGPESDGVRATRPRLQLLWQLLAAISGGFMLAGAFPPLGWWPLAIPATALLLWSIRGARVGAAFVVGLAGGFAFYGTHIIWLTTYLGPVPWLALAGVETLFFAVAAVVVSLAWRWGARFSASPAWQLLGLPVVLAGLWTAREGIVSVWPYGGFSWGRLSFSQSEGPFRELVAWVGAAGLSFVVALIAAMLLQAVIVMLGQGRVLLRVIRIAPTIALTLIALVVPAWPIDTTGEVRVAAVQGNADAGLWSQRERGAILDDHLQATVPILDEEVDLVVWPENAADLNPVRYPQAAAVLDFVSEEMDAPLIAGTITDGPEDETFNSILLWQPGEGYVDQYDKIHPVPFAEYLPDRDFWYPLAPELFDLIPRDYSFGQRPNVLDIALPDGDSLAAGVAICFDIVDDELLHEMIDGGAEIILAPTNNADFGQSAESEQQLAIARLRAIEYGRSVVNISTVGMSAIISPDGRTIADLPTFEPGAMVEQVPLSTTVTPAASIGRAIEWTVSGLGVLGVTMLGFVALRRARGGTSASRGDHDGRDA, encoded by the coding sequence GTGACACAGCGACCCACACCGGCGGGCCCCGAGTCAGACGGAGTTCGCGCCACGCGCCCACGCCTGCAGCTGCTGTGGCAGCTGCTCGCGGCAATTTCGGGCGGCTTCATGCTCGCAGGCGCGTTCCCGCCCCTCGGCTGGTGGCCCCTCGCCATTCCGGCAACCGCACTGCTGCTCTGGTCGATTCGCGGTGCCCGCGTCGGGGCCGCGTTCGTCGTGGGGCTCGCGGGGGGCTTCGCCTTCTACGGAACGCACATCATCTGGCTCACGACCTACCTCGGCCCGGTGCCGTGGCTCGCCCTCGCGGGGGTGGAGACGCTGTTCTTCGCCGTCGCCGCCGTCGTGGTCTCGCTTGCATGGCGCTGGGGTGCCCGCTTCTCCGCTAGTCCAGCCTGGCAGCTCCTCGGCCTTCCCGTAGTCCTGGCCGGTCTGTGGACCGCCAGGGAGGGGATCGTCAGCGTCTGGCCATACGGCGGTTTCTCCTGGGGTCGGCTCTCGTTCTCGCAGTCGGAGGGACCGTTCCGCGAACTCGTCGCGTGGGTGGGTGCCGCGGGACTGAGCTTCGTGGTCGCCCTGATCGCGGCGATGCTCCTGCAGGCCGTGATCGTCATGCTCGGGCAGGGAAGGGTGCTCCTCCGCGTCATCCGAATCGCGCCGACCATAGCGCTCACGCTCATCGCGCTCGTAGTGCCGGCCTGGCCGATCGACACCACGGGGGAGGTGCGGGTCGCCGCCGTGCAGGGCAATGCGGATGCCGGCCTCTGGTCGCAGCGCGAGCGCGGCGCGATCCTCGACGATCACCTGCAGGCTACCGTGCCGATCCTCGATGAAGAGGTCGACCTTGTTGTGTGGCCCGAGAACGCCGCCGACCTTAACCCGGTGCGCTACCCCCAGGCGGCGGCCGTCCTCGACTTCGTGAGCGAGGAGATGGATGCGCCGCTCATCGCGGGCACGATCACCGACGGCCCGGAGGACGAGACCTTCAACAGCATCCTGCTCTGGCAGCCGGGAGAGGGCTACGTCGACCAGTACGACAAGATCCACCCGGTTCCCTTCGCGGAATACCTCCCTGACCGGGACTTCTGGTACCCGCTCGCGCCGGAGCTCTTCGACCTCATCCCGCGCGACTACTCCTTCGGGCAACGCCCCAATGTGCTCGACATCGCGCTCCCCGACGGCGATTCCCTTGCGGCGGGAGTCGCAATCTGCTTCGACATCGTCGACGACGAGTTGCTCCACGAGATGATCGATGGCGGAGCAGAGATCATCCTCGCCCCGACGAACAACGCAGACTTCGGCCAGAGTGCGGAGAGCGAGCAGCAGCTCGCGATCGCGAGGCTCCGGGCCATCGAGTACGGCCGTTCGGTTGTCAACATCTCGACCGTCGGCATGAGCGCGATCATCTCGCCCGACGGCCGCACGATCGCCGACCTGCCCACCTTCGAGCCCGGCGCGATGGTCGAACAGGTGCCGCTCAGCACGACCGTGACCCCGGCCGCGAGCATCGGCCGCGCGATCGAGTGGACTGTCTCGGGTCTCGGCGTGCTGGGGGTCACGATGCTGGGATTCGTCGCCCTGCGGCGGGCCCGCGGCGGCACCTCGGCGAGCCGTGGCGACCACGATGGTCGCGATGCCTGA